A DNA window from Tenuifilaceae bacterium CYCD contains the following coding sequences:
- the obg gene encoding GTPase Obg — protein MSNSNFVDYVKIFCRSGKGGGGSVHMRREKFVPKGGPDGGDGGRGGHIYLKGSSQLWTLLHLKYKRHIYAGDGEHGSGARCTGSDGADITIEVPIGTVAKNADTDEVITEITENGQVEILLKGGRGGLGNWNFKTATLQTPRFAQPGEPAEEANVILELKILADVGLVGFPNAGKSTLLSVVSAAKPKIADYPFTTLVPNIGIVRYRDERSFVMADIPGIIEGAHEGKGLGLRFLRHIERNSMLLFMVPADSDDVKKQYQILVNELKMYNPELLDKKRVLAITKCDLIDDEIKKSIKKHLPKIPTVFISSVVGQGIDELKDLLWNSINSD, from the coding sequence ATGTCCAATTCAAATTTTGTTGATTACGTAAAAATATTCTGCCGTTCGGGGAAAGGTGGCGGAGGAAGCGTTCATATGCGCCGCGAGAAGTTTGTTCCCAAGGGCGGCCCCGATGGTGGTGATGGCGGTAGAGGTGGTCACATTTACCTTAAAGGGAGTAGCCAACTTTGGACATTGCTCCATTTAAAGTATAAGCGCCACATATATGCCGGAGATGGAGAGCATGGTAGCGGTGCCCGCTGCACTGGATCCGATGGCGCCGATATTACCATTGAAGTGCCCATTGGCACTGTGGCCAAAAATGCCGATACAGATGAAGTAATCACAGAGATTACAGAGAATGGACAGGTTGAAATATTACTAAAAGGTGGTCGTGGAGGACTTGGTAACTGGAACTTTAAAACGGCTACATTGCAAACCCCACGGTTTGCACAACCCGGAGAGCCAGCGGAGGAGGCCAATGTTATACTTGAACTAAAAATCCTTGCCGATGTTGGCTTGGTTGGATTTCCCAATGCAGGCAAATCTACCTTGCTATCGGTTGTTAGCGCTGCAAAACCTAAAATTGCAGACTATCCATTTACAACGCTGGTTCCAAACATTGGAATTGTTCGCTACCGCGATGAGCGTTCATTTGTAATGGCCGATATCCCAGGCATTATTGAAGGTGCTCACGAAGGAAAAGGACTTGGATTAAGATTCCTGCGTCATATTGAGCGCAACTCGATGCTGTTATTTATGGTACCAGCCGATAGCGATGATGTGAAAAAACAGTACCAAATTCTGGTGAACGAGTTAAAAATGTACAACCCAGAACTTCTGGACAAGAAACGTGTGCTTGCTATCACTAAATGCGATTTGATTGATGATGAAATCAAAAAATCAATCAAAAAACATTTGCCCAAAATCCCAACTGTGTTCATTTCATCGGTTGTAGGACAAGGCATTGATGAACTTAAGGATTTACTATGGAACAGCATAAACAGTGATTAA
- the adk gene encoding adenylate kinase, with protein sequence MLNIVIFGPPGAGKGTQSKIVAQEFGLKHISTGEILRAAIVAQTPIGIEAKRLIDKGNFVSDEIAIGLIEEELSKDNAAKGCVFDGFPRNTLQAAKLDEILCSTGYSVTVMISLEVTDDELVDRLLNRGKETDRPDDKEESIIRKRLDIYDKTTRPVLDYYKNQEKFKGIDGMGSVNQIFDRICKAIRNAQ encoded by the coding sequence ATGCTCAATATTGTGATTTTTGGACCTCCGGGGGCAGGCAAGGGAACTCAATCGAAAATTGTTGCACAGGAATTCGGGCTAAAGCATATTTCAACAGGAGAAATTTTAAGGGCAGCCATAGTAGCGCAAACGCCAATAGGAATTGAAGCTAAGAGATTAATTGATAAAGGCAACTTTGTTTCCGATGAAATTGCAATTGGTTTAATTGAGGAAGAACTTAGCAAGGATAATGCAGCTAAGGGATGTGTGTTCGACGGATTTCCTCGCAACACATTGCAAGCTGCAAAACTCGATGAAATTTTATGTTCAACAGGATATTCTGTTACTGTGATGATTTCGCTTGAGGTTACCGACGATGAACTTGTTGATCGCCTGCTAAACAGAGGTAAGGAAACCGACAGACCCGACGATAAGGAGGAGAGTATAATTCGCAAAAGGCTCGATATCTACGACAAAACAACTCGCCCAGTGTTGGATTACTACAAAAATCAAGAAAAATTCAAAGGGATTGATGGAATGGGCAGCGTTAATCAAATTTTTGACAGAATCTGCAAAGCCATCAGAAACGCTCAATAG
- a CDS encoding hypoxanthine phosphoribosyltransferase: MAENLKQVKLKDREFRLSYPEADIQQDIDLVASKINWDFRNTKEIPLFLSILNGSFMFTADLMKRINFACEVSFIKIASYQGTTSTGVVNELIGLNEDVTNRTVIIVEDIVDTGITLTKLFEEIGKLNPKAIKVATLLYKPDSYKGAMKIDYIGRSIPNDFIVGYGLDYDGIGRNLPDIYTVI; this comes from the coding sequence ATGGCTGAGAATTTAAAACAGGTAAAACTTAAAGATAGAGAGTTTAGATTAAGCTATCCAGAGGCAGATATTCAGCAGGATATCGATTTAGTTGCATCGAAAATCAACTGGGATTTTAGGAATACAAAGGAAATACCGCTATTCCTGAGCATCCTTAATGGATCGTTTATGTTCACAGCCGACCTGATGAAACGCATCAACTTCGCCTGCGAGGTTTCGTTCATCAAAATAGCCTCTTACCAAGGCACTACATCAACCGGCGTTGTTAATGAACTAATTGGTTTGAACGAGGACGTAACCAACAGAACCGTTATTATTGTTGAGGATATTGTTGATACAGGAATTACTCTCACCAAATTATTCGAAGAAATTGGCAAACTAAATCCTAAGGCAATAAAGGTTGCAACATTGCTATACAAGCCCGATTCGTACAAGGGTGCAATGAAAATCGACTACATTGGCCGATCAATTCCAAACGATTTTATTGTGGGCTACGGGTTAGACTACGATGGTATTGGTCGAAATCTACCAGACATTTACACTGTAATTTAA
- the purE gene encoding N5-carboxyaminoimidazole ribonucleotide mutase gives MTPKVSIIMGSVSDMPIMEEAAKFLDDLNIPFEINALSAHRTPDMVLDFARNAHTRGIKVIIAGAGGAAHLPGVIAALTPLPVIGVPIKSSNSIDGWDSILSILQMPAGIPVATVALNGAKNAGILAVQIIGTGEPDVQKAMVEFKQTLGEKVVKANKDLANIKFKNKTN, from the coding sequence ATGACACCAAAGGTTAGCATTATCATGGGCAGCGTATCGGATATGCCGATTATGGAGGAGGCTGCTAAGTTCCTTGATGATTTAAATATTCCCTTCGAGATTAACGCTTTGTCGGCACATCGAACACCCGATATGGTGTTGGATTTTGCCCGGAATGCACATACCCGTGGAATAAAGGTTATTATTGCAGGCGCTGGTGGCGCAGCGCATCTTCCTGGTGTTATTGCAGCATTAACCCCGCTGCCAGTTATTGGAGTGCCTATCAAGTCGTCGAATTCCATTGATGGTTGGGATTCTATCCTTTCCATTTTGCAGATGCCAGCTGGCATTCCTGTTGCAACTGTGGCGTTGAATGGTGCTAAGAATGCTGGGATACTGGCAGTTCAAATTATTGGAACTGGCGAGCCTGATGTTCAGAAGGCCATGGTAGAGTTTAAGCAAACATTAGGCGAGAAAGTGGTAAAGGCCAACAAGGATCTTGCAAATATTAAATTCAAGAATAAAACAAATTAG
- a CDS encoding IS256 family transposase, protein MSIDEQFSYDAFEKEALAKLKKGVSLEGKDGVLAPLLKRLLEASLQGEMETHLQEERASGAERKNRRNGQTTKKVKTHYGSIAISTPRDREGTFEPEILPKRQTTLGDGLDHKIISLYAIGMSYSDICDHLSQLYQLTLSPATITAITDKILPAIEQWQTRSLESVYPILWLDAIHYKVREDNAIKTKAVYCLIGLNREGVKDLLGMYIGESESARFWLSVLNDIHRRGVQDILIASIDNLKGFAQAIEAVFPKTKVQLCIVHQIRNSLRYVAIKDRKEVVASLKEVYQANGLKQAEKALFQLDLRWQSKYPSMVKSWLENWNRLAQMFEFPDMVRKLMYTTNVIESFNSQLRKVTKSKRVFTNDQALMKLLFLVQQRIYEKAGPINGWRQVMAQLIIIFEDRLNVQ, encoded by the coding sequence ATGAGTATTGACGAACAGTTTAGCTACGATGCATTTGAAAAAGAAGCCCTTGCCAAATTGAAGAAGGGCGTTTCGCTAGAAGGTAAAGACGGCGTTCTAGCGCCATTGCTTAAACGCCTCCTAGAGGCGAGCCTGCAGGGTGAAATGGAAACCCACCTGCAGGAAGAAAGAGCCTCAGGGGCAGAAAGGAAGAACCGTCGCAATGGGCAAACCACCAAGAAGGTTAAAACGCACTACGGGAGTATTGCGATCAGCACTCCGCGTGACCGTGAGGGAACGTTTGAGCCCGAGATACTCCCCAAAAGGCAAACCACCCTTGGCGATGGGCTTGACCATAAGATTATCAGCTTATACGCGATTGGGATGAGCTACAGCGATATATGCGACCATCTAAGCCAGCTGTACCAGCTCACGCTTTCCCCGGCAACCATAACCGCTATTACCGATAAGATACTGCCAGCAATAGAGCAATGGCAAACCCGCTCCTTGGAGAGCGTTTACCCTATTCTGTGGCTCGATGCCATCCACTATAAGGTACGCGAGGACAACGCCATTAAAACAAAGGCCGTTTACTGCCTGATCGGGCTAAACCGGGAAGGGGTAAAAGACCTACTAGGCATGTACATCGGAGAAAGCGAAAGCGCACGCTTCTGGCTCTCTGTGCTCAACGATATTCATCGCAGGGGGGTACAGGATATACTGATTGCCAGTATCGACAACTTAAAGGGCTTTGCTCAGGCCATCGAGGCCGTTTTCCCTAAAACTAAAGTACAGCTATGCATTGTCCATCAAATCCGGAACTCCCTAAGGTATGTGGCCATAAAAGACCGAAAAGAAGTAGTTGCCTCACTAAAGGAAGTCTACCAGGCCAACGGCCTAAAACAAGCGGAGAAAGCCCTTTTCCAGTTGGATTTGCGATGGCAGTCAAAATACCCCTCAATGGTCAAGTCCTGGCTTGAAAACTGGAACAGGCTCGCTCAAATGTTTGAGTTCCCTGACATGGTAAGAAAGCTAATGTATACTACCAATGTAATCGAAAGCTTTAATAGCCAATTACGTAAGGTGACTAAATCGAAGCGAGTATTCACAAACGATCAAGCCCTGATGAAGCTTCTATTCCTGGTACAGCAAAGGATATATGAAAAAGCAGGACCGATTAATGGTTGGAGGCAGGTAATGGCGCAATTAATTATTATTTTTGAGGACAGATTAAATGTTCAGTAA
- the pyrE gene encoding orotate phosphoribosyltransferase gives MANKTIASNLLQINAIKLNPANPFTWASGWKSPIYCDNRKTLSFPDVRNAVCYGFVELIKRKYPDVEIIAGVATGAIAHGMLVADRMQLPFIYVRSAPKSHGLTNQIEGDYKPGQKVVVIEDLISTGMSSLAAVEALKNAGCNVLGLVAIFTYQFNQATEGFANAGVEFETLSNYTELIGIAMESGYVKPEQLELLNSWRENPEAWGK, from the coding sequence ATGGCAAACAAAACAATTGCGTCAAACTTACTCCAAATTAATGCAATTAAACTCAATCCTGCAAATCCTTTTACATGGGCATCGGGATGGAAGTCTCCAATTTACTGCGATAACCGGAAAACACTATCGTTTCCTGACGTAAGAAATGCTGTATGCTACGGCTTTGTGGAACTTATCAAACGCAAATACCCCGATGTGGAAATAATTGCAGGAGTAGCCACCGGCGCAATTGCTCACGGAATGCTAGTTGCCGACCGTATGCAGCTTCCATTCATCTATGTACGATCGGCCCCAAAATCGCACGGGCTAACCAACCAAATTGAGGGCGATTATAAACCCGGCCAAAAGGTTGTGGTGATTGAGGATTTAATATCGACCGGGATGAGCAGCCTTGCCGCAGTTGAAGCGCTTAAAAATGCGGGCTGCAACGTGCTGGGGCTTGTAGCAATATTTACCTACCAGTTCAACCAAGCTACCGAGGGTTTTGCCAACGCAGGCGTTGAGTTCGAAACCCTGTCGAACTACACCGAGCTAATAGGCATTGCCATGGAAAGCGGGTATGTTAAACCAGAACAACTTGAACTTTTAAACAGCTGGCGTGAGAACCCTGAAGCATGGGGAAAATAA
- the coaD gene encoding phosphopantetheine adenylyltransferase, whose amino-acid sequence MEKVAIFPGSFDPITVGHESIVLRSLSIFDKVIVAVGYNANKKAFFSIEKRIAMIKKTFANEPRVEVISYEGLTVDLCNKLKVNFIIRGLRTSADFEFERAIGQVNRAMFPNIETVFLLTAPEHTHVNSTIIRDIILHKGDPSQFMPSALNITDYIED is encoded by the coding sequence ATGGAAAAAGTAGCAATATTCCCAGGATCGTTCGATCCTATAACGGTTGGCCACGAATCGATAGTGTTACGATCGCTATCTATATTCGATAAAGTTATTGTTGCCGTTGGATACAATGCCAACAAAAAAGCATTCTTTAGCATTGAGAAGCGAATTGCGATGATAAAGAAAACCTTTGCCAACGAGCCCCGGGTTGAAGTTATCAGCTACGAGGGTTTAACGGTTGATCTTTGCAACAAGCTAAAAGTAAACTTTATCATAAGGGGACTAAGAACCTCCGCCGACTTTGAATTTGAGCGCGCCATTGGCCAGGTAAACAGGGCGATGTTTCCAAATATTGAAACGGTATTTTTGCTAACAGCACCCGAGCACACCCATGTAAACTCTACCATTATCAGGGATATCATCCTACACAAAGGAGATCCTTCGCAATTTATGCCCTCGGCATTAAACATCACGGATTATATCGAAGATTAA
- a CDS encoding MEMO1 family protein: protein MKGNHILALLLIFLVMETSCNGQSGNSSQVDRQAVVAGSFYPASKSQLEADIKGYFDSVEVVLKNRPLAVIVPHAGYVFSAGVAAAAYKQIDRDAKFKHVFLIGSSHTMYFNGATVYTLGDFITPLGRVRVDPLAKELADKFSIINADAKPHEREHSLEVQLPLLQYWLKNDFCIVPIIMGGESQSTSTLLAEALAPYFTEENLFVISSDFSHYPTYENARISDDDMAQAIVSNSAVQFMKTKLRRENSGMDDLATAICGWTSALTLLKITENRKDIEYKTIMYRNSGDSPYGEKDRVVGYWAIAAVKAQPKISEFSLNDDDKRYLLKLARNTIVKNLKGEEPTPLDESQLSPSLMANAGAFVTLRKDGQLRGCIGNFSTTTPLYRVVMAMAIASATEDYRFDNVTLKELDDIDIEISVLTPMKRIKSADKFIPGKHGIYIKKGSRSGTFLPQVGTETGWSREELLGHCARDKAFIGWDGWRDSDVELYTYEAIVFEEKEFISK, encoded by the coding sequence ATGAAAGGCAATCACATACTAGCATTGCTCTTAATATTTTTAGTTATGGAAACATCGTGTAACGGGCAATCCGGCAATAGTTCCCAGGTGGATCGTCAGGCAGTGGTGGCAGGATCGTTCTACCCTGCATCAAAATCTCAACTTGAGGCTGATATTAAGGGATATTTCGATAGTGTAGAAGTGGTACTTAAAAACCGTCCGTTAGCGGTGATAGTTCCTCATGCTGGCTATGTGTTTTCGGCAGGAGTTGCAGCAGCAGCATATAAACAGATTGATCGTGATGCGAAGTTTAAACATGTTTTTTTGATAGGATCGAGCCATACCATGTACTTTAATGGGGCGACGGTTTATACCCTAGGCGATTTTATTACTCCTCTAGGTAGGGTAAGGGTTGATCCTTTAGCCAAGGAGTTGGCCGATAAGTTCAGCATTATAAATGCAGATGCAAAGCCACATGAGCGTGAGCATAGCCTAGAGGTACAGCTTCCGCTGTTACAGTACTGGCTAAAGAATGATTTTTGTATAGTTCCGATTATTATGGGTGGCGAATCGCAGAGTACAAGCACGCTATTGGCTGAGGCTCTTGCCCCGTACTTTACCGAAGAAAACCTTTTTGTTATTAGTTCGGACTTCTCGCACTATCCCACATACGAAAATGCGAGGATTAGCGATGACGATATGGCTCAGGCTATTGTGTCGAATTCGGCAGTGCAGTTCATGAAAACAAAGTTGAGGCGTGAAAACTCGGGAATGGACGATTTGGCAACAGCCATCTGTGGCTGGACATCGGCTTTAACGTTGCTCAAAATTACAGAAAATCGGAAGGATATAGAGTATAAAACAATCATGTATCGCAATTCGGGCGATTCGCCTTACGGTGAGAAGGATCGTGTGGTTGGCTACTGGGCTATTGCAGCGGTTAAGGCACAGCCCAAAATATCGGAATTCAGCCTAAACGATGACGATAAGAGGTATCTTTTAAAGTTGGCGCGAAATACCATTGTTAAGAATTTGAAAGGAGAGGAACCAACCCCTTTAGACGAGAGCCAATTAAGTCCCAGCCTAATGGCAAATGCTGGCGCATTCGTGACTCTTCGAAAAGATGGTCAGCTAAGGGGCTGCATTGGGAATTTTTCCACTACAACTCCGTTGTATAGGGTTGTAATGGCTATGGCAATTGCTTCGGCCACCGAGGACTACCGTTTCGATAATGTTACGTTAAAGGAGCTGGACGATATTGATATCGAAATATCGGTGCTAACACCAATGAAGAGAATAAAATCAGCGGATAAATTTATTCCAGGGAAACATGGCATTTACATTAAGAAGGGGAGCAGATCGGGAACATTCTTACCACAGGTAGGAACTGAAACTGGGTGGAGTAGAGAAGAGTTACTTGGCCACTGTGCCCGCGATAAAGCCTTTATTGGCTGGGATGGCTGGAGGGACTCCGATGTGGAACTATATACCTACGAGGCGATAGTGTTTGAGGAGAAAGAATTCATTAGTAAGTAA
- a CDS encoding elongation factor G has protein sequence MKTYLTDQIRNVALLGNTGSGKTLLAESMMFEGKVIERKGTIEGKNTVSDYSEIEQLNQRSIFSTILYTEFLDRKLNIIDTPGSDDFVGGVITSMYAADTIVMVINGQYGVEVGTEIFNRHAERMHKPMIIAVNQLDHEKANFDQALDSLKQTFGSKVVLTQYPVNPGASFDSFIDVITMKMYKFKGDTGIREEFSIPAEEMDKATELHNALVEAAAENDESLMEKFFEQGSLSEDEMRSGLSAGIRNRQLYPVFCLSAKRNIGTKRLMDFVLNVGPSPASTPMLKNNNDKELKCDGSAPTSLFIFKSSIEPHIGEISYFRVMSGKITEGMDLTNANNSTKERIAQLFVVAGKNRNKVTELIAGDIGATVKLKNSKTNHTLCGAGLDFSFDSMEFPNAKFRTAIKPKNEADTEKMSDLLHKAHQEDPTILVEHSKELKQIIVSGQGEHHLNTLKWQFTNINKLEIEFVPPRISYRETITKIAAADYRHKKQSGGAGQFGEVHIVIEPHIEGAPDPSKYKIAGKEVNISVRGKEEVPLEWGGKLVFYNCIVGGAIDARFLPAILKGIMEKMEEGPLTGSYARDIRVAVYDGKMHPVDSNEISFKLAGRNAFKAAFKEAGPKIMEPVYDVEVLVPSDRMGDVMSDLQNRRAIIMGMGSVKGFEVINAKVPLAELNKYSTALSSLTSGRATYNMKFNAYEQVPSDVQEKLLKAYEAEEEEE, from the coding sequence ATGAAAACCTATTTAACCGATCAAATCAGGAATGTTGCCTTACTGGGTAATACCGGCAGTGGCAAAACGCTACTAGCCGAGTCGATGATGTTTGAAGGAAAAGTTATCGAACGTAAGGGAACTATTGAGGGGAAGAATACAGTTTCGGATTACTCCGAAATCGAACAGCTAAACCAACGGTCCATCTTCTCAACAATTCTATACACAGAATTTTTGGACCGCAAGTTAAATATAATTGACACTCCAGGTTCCGACGATTTTGTGGGTGGAGTTATCACATCAATGTACGCTGCTGACACCATAGTAATGGTAATTAATGGTCAATACGGCGTTGAGGTTGGTACAGAAATTTTTAACCGACATGCTGAACGCATGCACAAGCCAATGATTATCGCAGTTAATCAACTCGATCATGAAAAGGCCAACTTCGATCAGGCTTTGGATTCTTTGAAACAGACATTCGGATCAAAAGTTGTTCTAACTCAATACCCTGTGAATCCAGGAGCATCATTTGACTCATTCATTGATGTTATCACAATGAAAATGTACAAATTCAAAGGTGATACGGGCATTCGTGAAGAATTTTCAATTCCTGCTGAAGAAATGGATAAGGCAACTGAGCTTCACAATGCTCTTGTTGAAGCGGCAGCTGAGAACGATGAATCGTTAATGGAAAAATTCTTTGAGCAAGGATCTTTGAGCGAAGATGAGATGCGTTCAGGATTATCGGCAGGAATCCGAAACCGTCAACTTTACCCTGTTTTCTGCCTGTCCGCGAAGCGTAATATCGGAACAAAACGCTTAATGGATTTCGTGCTAAACGTTGGGCCATCGCCTGCATCAACACCTATGCTCAAGAACAACAATGACAAAGAGTTAAAATGCGACGGATCAGCCCCAACATCTCTATTTATTTTCAAGTCATCCATTGAACCCCATATTGGTGAGATTAGCTATTTCCGTGTTATGTCGGGAAAAATAACTGAGGGTATGGATTTAACCAACGCAAATAATTCCACAAAGGAACGAATAGCTCAACTATTTGTTGTTGCCGGGAAAAACAGGAACAAAGTAACTGAACTTATTGCTGGAGATATTGGAGCAACCGTTAAACTCAAAAATTCAAAAACCAATCATACACTTTGCGGAGCAGGTTTGGATTTCTCATTTGATTCAATGGAGTTTCCAAATGCAAAATTCCGCACCGCCATTAAGCCTAAGAATGAGGCTGACACTGAAAAAATGAGCGATCTCTTACACAAAGCCCATCAGGAAGATCCTACCATTTTGGTTGAGCATTCCAAGGAGTTGAAACAAATAATAGTATCGGGACAGGGCGAGCACCACTTGAATACACTAAAATGGCAGTTTACCAACATAAATAAACTAGAGATTGAGTTTGTTCCCCCGCGCATATCGTACCGCGAAACTATTACTAAAATAGCCGCAGCCGATTACCGCCACAAAAAACAGTCGGGTGGTGCCGGACAATTCGGCGAGGTTCACATAGTTATTGAACCACATATTGAAGGAGCACCAGACCCCTCCAAGTATAAGATTGCCGGCAAAGAAGTTAATATCAGTGTCCGGGGTAAAGAGGAAGTTCCGCTTGAATGGGGTGGCAAACTTGTATTCTACAACTGCATTGTGGGTGGTGCCATTGATGCCCGTTTCCTTCCTGCCATTCTAAAAGGTATCATGGAAAAGATGGAGGAAGGACCACTTACCGGTTCGTACGCCCGCGATATCCGCGTTGCTGTTTACGATGGCAAGATGCACCCGGTTGACTCCAACGAAATATCCTTTAAACTTGCCGGACGTAACGCATTTAAGGCCGCATTTAAGGAAGCTGGACCTAAGATTATGGAACCTGTTTACGATGTTGAAGTTCTTGTTCCATCGGACAGGATGGGCGATGTAATGAGCGACCTGCAGAACCGCCGCGCCATTATTATGGGTATGGGCAGCGTTAAGGGTTTTGAGGTTATCAACGCTAAGGTTCCTCTAGCTGAACTTAACAAGTACTCTACAGCGCTATCGTCGTTAACTAGCGGACGCGCAACCTACAATATGAAGTTCAACGCCTACGAGCAAGTTCCTTCCGATGTTCAGGAAAAACTGTTAAAGGCTTACGAAGCAGAGGAAGAGGAAGAATAG
- the rpsL gene encoding 30S ribosomal protein S12, with protein sequence MPTISQLVRKGRSKLIDKSKAPALDACPQRRGVCVRVYTTTPKKPNSAMRKVARVRLTNGKEVNAYIPGEGHNLQEHSIVLIRGGRVKDLPGVRYHLVRGTLDASGVEGRKQRRSKYGAKRPKVKK encoded by the coding sequence ATGCCAACAATTTCGCAACTAGTAAGAAAAGGAAGGTCTAAACTGATCGACAAGAGTAAAGCGCCAGCGCTTGATGCTTGCCCTCAGAGACGCGGGGTATGTGTACGCGTGTACACCACTACTCCTAAAAAGCCGAATTCGGCTATGAGAAAGGTTGCCAGGGTTAGGCTTACAAACGGTAAGGAGGTTAATGCCTACATTCCTGGTGAAGGTCACAATCTGCAAGAGCACTCTATCGTGCTTATCCGCGGAGGTAGGGTAAAGGATTTACCCGGTGTTCGTTACCACTTAGTACGTGGAACACTTGACGCATCTGGTGTTGAAGGACGTAAACAACGTCGTTCGAAATACGGTGCGAAGAGACCTAAAGTTAAAAAGTAA
- the rpsG gene encoding 30S ribosomal protein S7, with translation MRKAKPKKRLILPDPKFGDVMVTRFVNNLMYEGKKSTAYEIFYNSLEIVGQRMKDADKTPLEIWKKALENITPQVEVKSRRVGGATFQVPMEVRPERKISLSMKNLVLYSRKRSGRGMSDKLAAEIMAAYNEEGAAFKKKEDMHKMAEANKAFAHFRF, from the coding sequence ATGAGAAAAGCAAAACCAAAAAAACGATTAATCTTACCCGATCCCAAGTTCGGTGATGTAATGGTTACCAGGTTTGTGAACAACCTGATGTACGAGGGTAAGAAAAGTACTGCGTATGAGATCTTCTACAACTCTTTAGAGATTGTTGGTCAACGCATGAAGGATGCCGATAAAACTCCACTTGAAATTTGGAAAAAGGCATTGGAGAATATTACCCCACAAGTTGAGGTGAAGAGCCGCAGAGTGGGTGGTGCAACATTCCAGGTTCCAATGGAAGTTCGCCCTGAAAGAAAAATCTCTCTTTCTATGAAAAACCTTGTTCTATATTCTCGTAAGCGTTCGGGAAGAGGAATGAGCGATAAGTTAGCTGCCGAAATTATGGCTGCTTACAATGAGGAAGGTGCTGCTTTCAAGAAGAAAGAAGATATGCATAAGATGGCTGAGGCTAACAAGGCTTTTGCTCATTTCAGATTTTAA